The Alnus glutinosa chromosome 7, dhAlnGlut1.1, whole genome shotgun sequence genome includes a region encoding these proteins:
- the LOC133873929 gene encoding transcription factor AS1: MKERQRWRAEEDALLRAYVKQYGPREWNLVSQRMNTTLNRDAKSCLERWKNYLKPGIKKGSLTEEEQRLVIRLQAKHGNKWKKIAAEVPGRTAKRLGKWWEVFKEKQQREQKENNKAVDPIEDGKYDRILETFAEKLVKERAAPAYLMATSNGGFLHSDPPAPAPALLPPWLSNSNGTSSVRPPSPSVTLSLSPSTVAAPPSIPWLQPDRGPDNTPHVFGNLPPQGSVSGCGESMLISELVECCRDLEEGHRAWVAHKKEAAWRLRRVELQLESEKACRRREKMEEIEAKVKALREEQKGALDRIEAEYREQLAGLRRDAEAKEQKLAEQWAAKHLRLTKFLEQTGCRPRLADNGR; this comes from the coding sequence ATGAAGGAGAGACAGCGTTGGAGAGCTGAGGAGGACGCATTGTTACGAGCATATGTCAAACAATATGGCCCTAGGGAGTGGAATCTCGTGTCACAGCGCATGAACACAACCCTAAACAGAGATGCCAAATCCTGCTTAGAAAGGTGGAAGAACTACCTCAAACCTGGCATAAAGAAAGGATCCCTAACTGAAGAGGAGCAGCGTCTTGTTATCCGCCTTCAAGCCAAACATGGCAACAAATGGAAGAAAATTGCAGCTGAAGTCCCAGGTCGTACTGCCAAGAGACTAGGCAAGTGGTGGGAAGTGTTTAAAGAGAAGCAGCAAAGGGAGCAAAAGGAGAATAACAAGGCAGTTGACCCCATTGAAGACGGCAAGTACGATAGGATTCTTGAGACTTTTGCAGAGAAGCTAGTGAAAGAGCGAGCTGCCCCAGCATATCTCATGGCCACTTCCAATGGAGGTTTTCTGCATAGTGACCCACCTGCTCCTGCACCAGCTTTGCTACCTCCATGGCTTTCTAATTCCAACGGCACCTCCTCAGTCAGGCCACCCTCCCCGTCTGTAACCCTTAGTCTCTCTCCCTCAACGGTTGCAGCCCCTCCCTCAATCCCATGGTTGCAGCCTGATAGAGGACCAGATAATACCCCTCATGTTTTCGGCAATTTGCCACCTCAAGGGTCAGTATCCGGTTGCGGAGAGAGCATGCTGATATCTGAATTGGTGGAGTGCTGCAGAGATTTGGAAGAAGGGCACCGTGCTTGGGTAGCACACAAGAAGGAAGCAGCCTGGAGGTTAAGAAGGGTAGAGCTGCAACTGGAATCGGAGAAGGCATGCCGGAGGAGGGAAAAGATGGAAGAGATAGAGGCAAAGGTGAAGGCTCTCAGGGAAGAGCAGAAGGGTGCTCTAGATAGAATCGAAGCAGAATACAGGGAACAATTGGCAGGACTAAGGAGGGATGCAGAAGCCAAGGAGCAGAAGTTGGCTGAACAATGGGCTGCAAAGCACTTGCGTCTTACCAAGTTTCTTGAGCAGACGGGCTGCAGACCCAGGCTTGCTGATAATGGCCGATGA